A genomic window from Nitrospirota bacterium includes:
- a CDS encoding type II toxin-antitoxin system RelE/ParE family toxin, with protein MKIKILSSAIQDLIDGYRFYEKQSEGVGAYFLDTLFSDIDSLVVNAGIHSVHFEKYHRLLSKRFPFAVYYRVEDQTALVYAVLDCRRNPAWIRKRLGKKGE; from the coding sequence ATGAAAATCAAAATATTATCCTCAGCGATCCAGGATTTGATTGACGGATACCGCTTCTATGAAAAACAGTCAGAGGGAGTAGGCGCTTATTTCTTAGACACACTCTTTTCAGATATTGATTCGCTGGTTGTAAATGCAGGTATTCATTCTGTGCATTTTGAGAAGTACCATCGTTTGCTGTCAAAGCGATTTCCATTTGCAGTGTATTACCGTGTTGAGGATCAAACCGCGCTTGTATATGCTGTTCTTGACTGCCGCAGAAACCCTGCATGGATAAGGAAGAGATTAGGGAAAAAAGGTGAATGA
- a CDS encoding addiction module protein: MSNTIQLEKMSIEEKIRVMESIWDDLCNKAEGIVSPSWHKEVLEDREKGIVHGSENFSEWDSAKKIIRKEVS, from the coding sequence ATGTCAAATACTATACAATTGGAAAAGATGTCAATTGAGGAAAAAATCAGGGTGATGGAATCAATTTGGGATGATTTATGTAATAAGGCTGAAGGCATTGTATCTCCCTCGTGGCATAAAGAAGTATTGGAGGATAGAGAAAAAGGGATTGTGCATGGAAGTGAAAACTTTTCAGAATGGGATTCAGCCAAGAAGATAATAAGAAAAGAAGTTTCATGA